In Achromobacter xylosoxidans A8, a single window of DNA contains:
- a CDS encoding tautomerase family protein: protein MPFVSIRITRDGVTAEQKAQVIREVTETLERVLHKPPEWTHVVIEEIDTDNWGFGGVTTTEMRAGRAPTPGAKPQGRG, encoded by the coding sequence ATGCCGTTCGTCAGTATCCGCATTACCCGCGATGGCGTTACCGCCGAGCAAAAGGCGCAGGTCATCCGGGAAGTCACCGAGACGCTAGAACGCGTGCTGCACAAGCCGCCGGAGTGGACGCATGTCGTGATCGAGGAAATCGATACGGACAACTGGGGCTTCGGGGGAGTGACGACCACCGAGATGCGGGCGGGCAGGGCGCCGACGCCGGGCGCCAAACCGCAAGGCAGGGGCTAG